Proteins from one Capsicum annuum cultivar UCD-10X-F1 unplaced genomic scaffold, UCD10Xv1.1 ctg68914, whole genome shotgun sequence genomic window:
- the LOC107871987 gene encoding uncharacterized protein LOC107871987, translating into MEQEAERGVPLLMTRSNSSGYFCIIIWSLIPALVGSQSTSSDSSARSSLDSLLQRYAFRELTWQRIRTGVPYDAYVPSNLMGIKVSAMILKRHTLKRRVHGYYKEFFIPSGIIVEPYVEKLVLVYQNLGNWSSFYDPLPGYIYLTPVLGILAYDADDLYATNLLELDILALEDPINIRFPFVQPTPEGSFPKCVYFYSNNLVQFGHVTDGNICETRIHGHYSIVADMKAVPSPSPSAHEIAPSPPPTADDNNHQNINSKMWTISSVFLFFVLMGILFFIVKKYGLLEIKQRLYDSAAVVQPLLGNTKVQLEAPTTPLPENDYVL; encoded by the coding sequence tctaattcatcgGGTTATTTCTGCATAATTATCTGGTCGCTAATTCCTGCTTTGGTTGGATCTCAATCAACTAGTTCAGATTCATCTGCAAGAAGCTCACTTGATTCCTTACTTCAACGATATGCTTTCAGGGAATTGACCTGGCAAAGAATCAGAACTGGTGTTCCTTATGACGCGTATGTTCCTTCCAACTTGATGGGGATAAAAGTTTCAGCCATGATTCTTAAAAGACACACGCTAAAACGGAGAGTCCACGGCTACTATAAAGAATTCTTTATCCCATCGGGGATCATAGTGGAGCCTTATGTAGAGAAACTTGTTCTGGTTTATCAAAACTTGGGTAATTGGTCATCCTTTTATGATCCTTTGCCTGGCTACATTTATCTGACACCAGTTTTGGGAATCTTGGCTTATGATGCTGATGATTTGTATGCCACAAATCTACTAGAATTGGATATACTAGCATTGGAAGACCCTATCAACATCAGGTTTCCTTTTGTTCAGCCAACACCAGAGGGGTCTTTCCCCAAGTGTGTTTATTTCTACTCGAATAATTTGGTCCAATTTGGCCATGTTACCGATGGAAATATTTGTGAAACCAGAATACACGGCCATTATTCTATAGTTGCTGATATGAAAGCTGTTCCAAGTCCTTCTCCTAGTGCCCATGAAATTGCCCCAAGTCCTCCTCCTACAGCTGATGACAATAATCATCAAAACATCAACTCTAAAATGTGGACGATTTCATCagtatttctattttttgttcTCATGGGAATATTGTTTTTTATTGTAAAAAAGTATGGATTATTGGAAATAAAACAGAGGTTGTATGATTCAGCAGCAGTTGTTCAGCCCTTGTTAGGGAACACAAAGGTGCAATTGGAAGCTCCAACAACACCATTGCCGGAGAATGACTATGTACTTTAA